From Chthoniobacterales bacterium, one genomic window encodes:
- a CDS encoding glycoside hydrolase family 9 protein, translated as MIRRRSAPGWVASVAAGGLAVCTALAAPVSFSFKKQSDWGQGFVGEVALKNTSGDDVKDWRIRFTLSQDIKSLWGAKILQHEGDTYLLGPEDYARQIRPGSQIVFGFQAMPGNSEGPQNVLFQPLIAGEAPAGNEATTESGVTQKPIYAGSPNVKASTAGTEVRFRIVSDWGSGYQADVTIRNTGDKPIPAWSLQFSLPGRITGMWNARIASISGDTVTINAADYNRTIPPGGEVSFGLLGAPGGIVGGPKNIAFNETAAPVSPLPTEPPVTPSQPSAPGEFPSAVHTPLPGIPHTFNYAEALQKSLYFYDAQRSGPLPQNFRVSWRGDSGLQDGADVGVDLTGGYYDAGDGVKFGLPMAGAMTLLAWGGIEFQPGYEKSEQWGALLDAVRWGTDWLMKAHAAPDVFYGQVGRGDLDHAYWGPPEEMSMPRPAFKIDSDHPGSDLAGEAAAALAAAAILFKQSDADYAARCLDHARQLFAFADARRDVYSNSIDDARAYYNSFSGYQDELAWAAAWLAKATGESRYLATAERIYHDALAKTDWHGTQSWDDKKYGVAVLLAQLTGKPEYFEQVNRWLNFWTVGQDGQRVKTTPGGLAWLDQWGSLRYAANTAFLALVYAATPGVKHADRYREFATRQIRYILGDNPRRSSYVVGFGSNPPQRPHHRAASGVTNVGDPGPNRHILYGALVGGPSAPSDDAYVDDRGNYITNEVALDYNAGFTGALAALAEEPGGKPLDAFPPPNR; from the coding sequence ATGATTCGCCGCCGCTCCGCGCCCGGGTGGGTCGCCAGCGTGGCGGCCGGCGGGTTGGCCGTCTGCACCGCGCTCGCCGCACCCGTCAGCTTCTCCTTCAAGAAACAGAGCGATTGGGGCCAGGGATTTGTCGGCGAGGTCGCTTTGAAAAATACCTCGGGCGACGACGTCAAGGACTGGCGCATCCGCTTCACGCTGTCGCAGGACATCAAGAGCCTCTGGGGCGCAAAAATTCTCCAGCACGAGGGCGATACCTACCTGCTCGGCCCCGAAGATTATGCCAGGCAGATCCGCCCCGGCAGTCAGATTGTCTTCGGGTTCCAGGCGATGCCAGGCAACAGCGAGGGTCCGCAAAACGTGCTTTTCCAGCCGCTCATCGCCGGAGAGGCCCCGGCGGGAAACGAAGCCACCACGGAGAGCGGCGTCACCCAGAAGCCCATCTACGCCGGCTCGCCAAACGTGAAGGCCTCCACCGCCGGCACCGAAGTGCGCTTCCGCATCGTGTCCGACTGGGGCAGCGGCTACCAGGCCGACGTGACGATCCGAAACACCGGCGACAAGCCCATCCCCGCGTGGTCGCTGCAATTCTCGCTCCCCGGCCGCATCACCGGCATGTGGAACGCCCGCATCGCCTCGATCTCGGGCGACACCGTCACGATCAACGCCGCGGACTACAATCGCACCATCCCACCCGGCGGCGAGGTTAGCTTCGGCCTGCTCGGCGCCCCCGGCGGCATCGTCGGCGGCCCGAAGAACATCGCCTTCAACGAAACCGCCGCCCCCGTTTCACCCCTTCCCACCGAGCCGCCCGTGACCCCATCGCAACCCTCCGCCCCCGGTGAATTCCCTTCCGCCGTTCACACGCCACTGCCGGGCATCCCGCACACGTTCAACTACGCCGAGGCCCTGCAAAAATCGCTTTACTTCTACGACGCCCAGCGCTCCGGTCCGCTGCCGCAGAACTTCCGCGTCAGCTGGCGCGGCGATTCTGGATTGCAGGACGGCGCCGATGTCGGTGTCGACCTCACCGGCGGTTACTACGACGCGGGCGACGGCGTGAAATTCGGCCTGCCGATGGCTGGCGCGATGACCCTTCTCGCCTGGGGCGGCATCGAATTCCAACCCGGATACGAAAAGAGCGAGCAATGGGGCGCGCTCCTCGATGCCGTGCGCTGGGGCACCGACTGGCTGATGAAGGCCCACGCCGCGCCCGATGTCTTCTACGGGCAGGTCGGCCGCGGCGACCTCGACCACGCGTATTGGGGGCCTCCGGAGGAAATGTCGATGCCGCGCCCCGCCTTCAAGATCGACTCCGACCACCCCGGCAGCGACCTCGCCGGCGAAGCCGCCGCCGCCCTCGCCGCGGCCGCGATCCTGTTCAAACAATCCGACGCCGACTACGCCGCGCGCTGCCTCGATCACGCCCGCCAGCTCTTCGCCTTTGCCGATGCCCGGCGCGACGTTTACAGCAACTCGATCGACGACGCCCGCGCCTACTACAATTCCTTCAGCGGCTATCAGGACGAACTCGCCTGGGCCGCCGCATGGCTCGCAAAAGCCACCGGAGAATCGCGCTACCTCGCCACCGCCGAGCGCATCTACCACGACGCCCTCGCGAAGACCGACTGGCACGGCACGCAATCCTGGGACGACAAGAAATACGGCGTCGCCGTCCTCCTCGCCCAGCTCACGGGCAAGCCCGAATACTTCGAGCAGGTCAACCGCTGGCTGAATTTCTGGACCGTCGGTCAGGACGGCCAGCGCGTGAAGACGACCCCCGGCGGCCTCGCCTGGCTCGACCAGTGGGGCTCCCTCCGCTACGCCGCGAACACCGCCTTCCTCGCCCTCGTCTACGCGGCCACGCCGGGCGTGAAACACGCGGACCGCTACCGCGAGTTCGCCACCCGCCAGATCCGCTACATCCTCGGCGACAATCCCCGCCGCAGCAGCTACGTCGTCGGCTTCGGCAGCAATCCGCCCCAACGCCCGCACCACCGCGCGGCCTCCGGCGTCACGAACGTCGGCGACCCCGGCCCCAATCGCCACATTCTCTACGGCGCCCTCGTCGGCGGCCCCAGCGCGCCAAGCGACGACGCCTACGTCGACGACCGCGGGAACTACATCACGAACGAAGTGGCCCTCGACTACAACGCAGGCTTCACCGGCGCCCTCGCCGCTCTCGCCGAGGAACCCGGCGGCAAACCCCTCGACGCCTTCCCACCTCCGAACCGTTAG
- a CDS encoding DUF2237 domain-containing protein, whose protein sequence is MANNVLGTPLECCCANPATGFYRDGYCHTGPGDHGLHTVCVQVTEEFLRFSYERGNDLVTPHEEWQFPGLQPGDQWCLCVERWAEALEAGVAPPVRLHATHASALEFVTLEDLTAHAVDA, encoded by the coding sequence ATGGCCAACAACGTCCTCGGCACCCCGCTCGAATGCTGCTGTGCGAATCCCGCCACCGGCTTCTACCGCGACGGCTACTGCCATACCGGCCCGGGCGATCACGGCCTGCACACCGTCTGCGTGCAGGTCACCGAGGAGTTCCTGCGCTTCTCCTACGAACGCGGCAACGATCTCGTGACGCCGCACGAGGAATGGCAGTTTCCCGGCCTGCAACCCGGCGACCAATGGTGCCTCTGCGTCGAGCGCTGGGCCGAGGCCCTCGAGGCCGGCGTCGCTCCGCCCGTGCGCCTTCACGCCACCCATGCCTCGGCGCTCGAGTTCGTCACGCTCGAAGACCTCACCGCCCACGCCGTGGACGCCTGA